Proteins co-encoded in one bacterium genomic window:
- a CDS encoding NAD-binding protein, which yields MKTHLVCGLGQVGYRICHLLLRLGEKVEVITKETREEWVSELQSLGVRVHLKDARNSQVLIDAGIREAVSLTSVTGQDLINIEIGLDAKTLCPDLPVVLRIFDETLGDRLEETLQLRKAIGRSSLAAPVFASAVMKKIVCGSFAVDGQPFVIEEDGQLTAMERKNFPSHHLPRKTVWSNVIRTWKESTLPFGKVALFLLSVMAVSAVIFYFGMGLSVIDAIYFITTTITTVGYGDITPASGPLKLYVCLLMLLGSATIAAMYSWITDFIVTSKFQQLFGKTLTPEKDHVVLVGLGNIGYRIAEELQRLGIELVALETNPRALVETVRSFAPVIVGDGRTPETLEKAGIRTARAIIAATSDDSTNLTVVLVGRGLNPRIRTVARIFDAEFAEKIQKPLKVDVAYSASQIAAPTFVAAALYENVVGAFVLNDANLFIFTYKKVREEWIGQTPSNLRKSTVDVLFRRNEKTDRFVSTLQDDSPFVREEQLIAVRVRNLIAAK from the coding sequence ATGAAAACTCATCTGGTCTGCGGACTCGGTCAGGTGGGATATCGTATTTGCCATTTGTTGCTTCGGCTGGGTGAAAAAGTCGAAGTCATTACAAAGGAAACCAGAGAAGAATGGGTTTCAGAACTGCAATCTTTGGGAGTCAGGGTCCATTTAAAGGATGCAAGAAACTCTCAGGTTTTGATCGATGCAGGAATCAGGGAAGCTGTATCGCTTACCTCGGTAACAGGACAGGACTTAATCAATATTGAGATCGGGTTAGATGCGAAGACGTTGTGTCCTGATCTTCCCGTGGTGCTTCGCATTTTCGATGAAACGCTTGGGGATCGCCTGGAAGAGACTCTACAGCTCCGGAAAGCAATCGGCCGCTCTTCATTGGCTGCGCCTGTCTTTGCTTCCGCGGTCATGAAGAAAATTGTTTGTGGCTCTTTTGCAGTGGATGGACAGCCATTTGTAATTGAAGAGGATGGTCAGCTTACGGCGATGGAACGGAAGAATTTTCCCTCTCATCATCTTCCACGAAAAACAGTTTGGAGCAATGTGATCAGGACATGGAAGGAATCCACGTTGCCTTTCGGCAAAGTGGCTCTTTTTCTCTTAAGCGTGATGGCTGTGTCAGCTGTGATCTTCTATTTCGGAATGGGATTGAGCGTTATAGACGCCATTTATTTCATAACCACAACAATAACAACCGTTGGCTACGGAGATATCACGCCAGCTTCCGGCCCGCTGAAACTATACGTCTGTCTTCTTATGTTGCTGGGTTCTGCAACGATTGCAGCAATGTATTCCTGGATTACAGATTTCATCGTAACTTCGAAGTTTCAGCAGTTGTTCGGCAAAACGTTGACTCCGGAAAAGGATCATGTGGTGCTTGTGGGACTGGGAAACATCGGTTACAGGATTGCAGAAGAGTTGCAGCGGCTTGGAATTGAACTGGTCGCGTTGGAAACGAATCCTAGAGCCCTTGTGGAAACGGTTCGCAGCTTTGCGCCCGTAATAGTCGGAGACGGTCGAACACCTGAAACACTGGAAAAGGCAGGGATTCGAACGGCCCGCGCCATCATTGCGGCAACTTCTGATGATTCGACCAATCTTACGGTCGTGCTTGTCGGTCGTGGTTTGAATCCTCGAATCCGAACGGTGGCGCGAATTTTTGACGCTGAATTTGCCGAGAAAATTCAAAAGCCTTTGAAGGTGGATGTCGCATACAGCGCTTCGCAAATCGCCGCTCCGACTTTCGTCGCGGCTGCGCTGTATGAAAATGTTGTCGGAGCTTTTGTTCTCAATGACGCAAACCTATTTATTTTCACTTACAAAAAGGTCAGAGAAGAATGGATCGGTCAAACGCCGTCAAATCTCCGGAAATCGACGGTTGATGTTCTGTTTCGACGAAATGAAAAAACAGATCGTTTTGTGTCAACTTTGCAAGATGATTCGCCCTTTGTTCGCGAAGAGCAATTGATTGCTGTAAGAGTTCGTAATTTGATTGCCGCTAAATGA
- a CDS encoding GlsB/YeaQ/YmgE family stress response membrane protein, translated as MYRLLDLLYTLLIGLIAGWLGSLLMRGGRKSVLIYMIIGVIGAFIGSFLFGLVGLAAYGLLGRIIMATLGAVILIFLLRRLRGI; from the coding sequence ATGTATAGACTTCTAGACCTCCTCTACACTTTGTTGATCGGGCTCATTGCAGGCTGGCTGGGCAGTCTGTTGATGCGTGGTGGTAGAAAGAGCGTTCTGATCTACATGATCATTGGTGTGATCGGCGCTTTCATTGGATCCTTCCTGTTTGGTCTGGTGGGCCTGGCTGCCTACGGCCTACTGGGCAGAATCATCATGGCAACTCTCGGTGCTGTAATCTTGATCTTTCTTCTGCGCCGGCTACGCGGAATTTGA
- a CDS encoding nitrile hydratase subunit alpha, translated as MSPAFEAFLARLYVDPEFRARFLKDRTREAYDVGLSHSEIAALLVIPQEDLEIAASSFEKKRRRMMVSKSTLASRLMRLFR; from the coding sequence ATGAGTCCGGCTTTCGAAGCATTTCTCGCTCGACTTTATGTGGATCCGGAATTCCGTGCCAGATTTTTGAAGGACCGAACACGCGAAGCTTATGATGTAGGCCTGAGTCATTCTGAAATCGCCGCGCTGTTAGTAATTCCTCAAGAAGATCTGGAAATAGCGGCAAGCAGTTTCGAAAAGAAAAGGCGCCGAATGATGGTCTCGAAGAGCACTTTGGCTTCCCGTTTGATGCGTCTGTTTCGATGA